Sequence from the Microbacterium sp. 1.5R genome:
GGCGCCTCCGTCGATCACGGTGGTCGACGCGTCGTCGAAGCGGCAGCGGCCGAGGTCCCGAGCGGCTCCTATATCGACGATGGTGAGCTCGTCGCCGCAAGCGACGACGCGCTCGACGAGCGCAACCAGAAGGCCCTCGCGGCATTGACGCGCGAACGCATCTCCTGACCTCACTGACCGGGAGCTCACGCTCTCGTCTCGAAAACACAACGAACGAAAGGGCACACCAATGGGAAAGCTGGACGGGAAAGTCGCCATCATCACGGGTGGCGCGCGGGGGATGGGCGCAGCCCACGCCCGTCTCTTCGTCACCGAGGGCGCTCGCGTCGTCCTGGCCGACGTGCTGGAGAAGGAGGGGCGCGCCGTCGCTGAGGAGCTTGGCGATGCCGCTCGATTCGTGCCCCTCGACGTGCGCGATCGGGATCAGTGGGGTGTGGTCGTCGAGACGGCGGTACGCGAGTTCGGCCGTGTCGATGTACTCGTCAACAACGCCGGCATCTTCCGTCGCGAACCGATCGAGACCCACAGTCACGAGATGTGGGATGAAGTGATCGGGGTCAACCTCACCGGTGTCTGGAACGGAACGAAGGCCGTCATCGACGCGATGCGCCAGTCGGGCGGCGGCTCCATCATCAACATCTCGTCAACCGCCGGCATCACCGGGTACTCGTTCCTCCCCGCCTACTCCGCCTCGAAGTGGGCACTGCGCGGCCTGACGAAGGCGACGGCACTGGACCTCGGCGGCTTCGGCATCCGTGCGAACACCGTCCACCCGGGCTTTGTCCGCACACCGATGACAGACGAGCTCGGCGACAACACGGCGAACGTCGCGCTACATCGGCAGGCGGAGGACACGGAGATCTCTCCGCTGGTTCTGTTCCTCGCCAGCGACGACTCGGCGTTCTCGACCGGCGGTGAGTTCATCGCCGACGGCGGTGAATCCGCCGGCATCCCCGCACGCTGACGTCGCGTCCGCCGCGGCTCCGCCCCACACGCCTTCCCGGCACATGAAAGGACCAATTATTATGACGACCGCGATCTTCGGTGGTCTTCACGGGCGCTCGGCTGTCGTCCTCGGCGCCACCGGCACGATCGGGACGGGCGTGGCCCGCACCCTCGTCGAGTCCGGGGCCCGCGTCGCACTGATCGCCCTCGAGCCGGGCCCGCTCGACGATCTCGCACGATCCCTCGACGCCGACGACCGAGTGATGACGGTGGCGGCCGACATCACTGACACCGCGCAGCTCGCGGACGCCCGGGACGCGGTCCTTGACCGGTTCGGGGAGGTGAATATCGTCGTGGTGAGCGTCGGAGTCATGCTCGGCGCACCATTCGAGGACGCGGTGCCTGCCGACTGGGCGCGAATGATCGACACGAACCTCAGCGGCGTGCTCCTTGCGGCGCAGACCTTCTCAGCGGATCTGCTCGCCGCCGCCGAACGCAAAGAACGCAGCGATCTCATTTTCGTCGGCGCGATCGCAGCACATGTCCTGTACCCCTACTTCGCCGTGTATGGCGCTGTGTCGGCGGCGATCGCGCACCTGACGCGCACACTGCGCGCCGAGTACGGCCCGCGCGGCCTTCGCGTGCACAACATCGAGCCCGGGTTTGTCGAGGAGAGCTTCGGGCGGCACCTCAACGACGGTGCCGCCGTCGATCTGTGGCAGGACGTCGCACGCAGCATCGAGCATCCGATCACCCCCGATCACGTCGGCCAGCTCATCGCGATGACGTGTGGCCTCCCGTTCGGAATGAACGTTGCCGAGATGGTCCTCCTCCCGACAGAGCAGGGGTGATGCGGCGGTGACTTCGCTCCACCTCCTGGGTATTTTCGGACCGCACCGCACGCGATCTCCGCGCCGCTCGACGCCCGCGCCGGAGGCCGTCGCCGCTGCGCTCCTCGTGATCGCGACCATTGTCGCGCTGCTCTGGGCCAACATGGACGATTCGACCTACCAGAGCGTCTGGCACACCTGGCTCGGCGTCGAGATCGGCGACCTGCAGTGGGGGATGGACCTTCGTCACCTCATCAACGACGGTCTCATGACATTCTTCTTCGCCCTCATCACACTCGAGGTTCGTCGAGAACTCGAGTTCGGGGAGCTGCACGATTGGCGAAAGGCCGCAGTGCCCGTGGCTGCAGCCGCAGCCGGCATCCTGGTCCCCGCGGCGATCTATCTCACCGTGACCGCCGGGACGCCGGAAGCCTCGGGGTGGGGGACGGTCGTCTCAACCGATACCGCTTTCGTTCTCGGCCTGCTCGCGCTCCTTGGGCGGGGTCTGCCGCCGGCTGTGCGCGTCTTCCTCGTGACCTTGGCAGTCGCCGACGACATCGGCGCACTGGCCGTGATCGCCGTCGCCTACACCGACGAGCTCTCGATCAGCGCGCTCGTGATCGCCATGCTCGGTCTCGGCGCGATCGCGGCGTGCCGGTGGTGGGGCGTGTGGCGCGGAGCCCCTTACCTCGTGCTCTCCGTCGTCGTCTGGCTGGCAACGCTTGCCTCGGGCGTGCACGCGACCCTCGCAGGTGTCGCGATAGCGCTGCTGCTGCCCGTGTTCGAGGCACGTGACGATCGTGTCGGGGAGGCGAGGCGCTTGATGACCGCGTTCGCGCAGTCACCGTCAGCCGCATACGCGCGCGATGCGGAGGAAGGGCTGCAGCGCGCCATCTCCGTGAACGACCGCGCCCACCGCCTCCTCTCCCCGTATGTGAACCTCGCGGTCCTCCCCCTCTTCGCGCTCGCGAACGCGGGCGTTCGGGTGGATGCAACAACCATCGCAGAGGCCGCACGGTCGCCGTTGACGTGGGGCATCGTCGCCGCACTGGTCCTCGGCAAACCCATTGCCGTGATCGGAACGGTTTTCGCCATCTCGCGCATCCGACCGGGTCTTCTCCCCGCCGGGGTCGCGATGCGTCATGTCGTCGCAGTCGGACTTCTGTCAGGCGTCGGCTTCACACTCTCGCTGTTCATCGCCGAACTCGCGTTCGCCGACGCGGACACGTTGCAGCTCGCACATCTCGCCATTCTCGTCGCTTCCCTCGTCGCGGTGATCGCGGGCGGCACGACGCTGGTCGTGCTCGAACGCATGCAACGGCGCGGACCGTCGAGCGAGACGGTGCTCCCGCGCGCCGTCGATGCCGACAGGGAACACACAATAGGACCTGACGACGCGCCACTCTCGCTCGTGGAGTACGGCGATCTCTCCGCCGACTTCGACATCGCTCGAACCGGTGTTCTCGCTGAACTCCGGGCCCGATTCGGAGAAGAGCTGCAATACACCTTCCGCCACGCCTCATCAGTGGTTGACGGCACCATCGGGTATGACGCCGCACTCGCGTCAGAAGCAGCGGCACGCCAGGGACGCTTCGGACCTTTCCGTGAGGCCCTGTCGGCAGCGTCCACGCCCGTCACCGCGCAGGACATCCGGAACGCCGCATCGCACGCGGGCGTGAACATCCGCCTCTTCGATCAGGAGAGGGTGCAGACGCCGGCACGAGAGCGCGTCCGCCGTGATGTCGATGAGGCGCGGCGGGCGGACCTTCGCCGCGTTCCCACGCTGTTCATCGGCGGCCGGCTCTACCAGGGATCGACCGACGCGCGTTCACTCATCGACGCACTCGAACGCAGCGAACCGAACCGGCGAACCGCTGACGGCCGGATGACGTGGTCTTCCGCGTCACTCGAGTGGATCCGCGTCGAAGAGACGCAGTGATCCGCGGGCCTCGTGGGCGACCGAGATCACTGACCCGCGCATCATCCCCCTCTCCATTCCTATTGCATCACCACAGATCAGGACGGTCGACATGAAATCCTCCCGCCACGCTGCTCCCACCCGGCCCGAACGCTCCGTAGATGACACCGCGACCGCTGCGCTCACCCTCGGCGGTATCGCGAAGACATATGGGACCGACGGCTCGGCCGTCCGTGCGGTCGACGGCGTCGACCTCTCGTTCCCTCGTGGATCCTGGACAGCCATCATGGGAGCATCCGGGTCGGGGAAGTCGACGCTGCTGCACATCGCTGCGGGCCTCGAGCGCGCGGACGAAGGACGGGTCCTCCTCGGCGGCACCGACATCACCGACGCGAGCGACGACGAGCTGACGGCGCTCCGCCGCTCACGGATCGGCTTCGTCTTCCAGAGCTTCAACCTCGTGTCGGCGCTCACGGCGGAGCAGAACGTCGCGCTCCCTCTCCGCCTTGCCGGGGAAGGACCATCTCGGGACCGTGTGCGCTCCGCACTCGCGGCCGTCGGACTCGCTGAGCGCACCGGACACAAGCCGCGTCAACTGTCCGGTGGCCAGCAGCAGAGGGTCGCCATCGCGCGGGCCATGGTCACGACGCCCGAGGTCCTCTTCGCAGATGAACCGACCGGCGCCCTCGACACCGCCGCAGCCCGTACCGTGCTCGATCTCCTGCGGGGCATGGCCGACGCCGGTCAGACGATCATCATGGTCACCCACGACCCTGCTGCGGCCGCACGCGCCGATTCCACGGTCTTCCTCCGAGACGGACGGATCGTCCGACGGCTCGTCGCGCCGGACGTCGCCGCCGTCGCTGCCCAGATCGTCGCACTGGAGTCCTGACATGCTCGCCCTCAGCCGCGCCACCGTCACTGAACGATGGCCACTCTTCATCGGCGCCGTCCTGTCCGTCGCTCTCGGCGTCGCCCTCGTGCAGTCCTCGCTCCTGCTGCTCCTCACCGCCGCGACAACTCCCGCTCCCGCCGGTGCGTCCGCTATCGAGGCCACCGCCCATACGGCATCGACGACCGTCGCCGTCACGGTGCTTGCCGTCACGCTTGCCTTCGCGGCGTTCCTTGCGTTCTTCATCATCGGAACCACGTTCGCCTTCACCGTCGACCAGCGCAGCCGCGACATCGCTCTGCTGCGCCTTGTCGGAGCGAGCAGACGACAGGTGCGCCGTCTCCTGGTGAACGAAGCTGCGCTGCTCGGAATCGCCGGTGCCCTGGTCGGGGTGCCGCTCGGAGTTGCAGTCATGACGGTCCACGCCGACCTGCTTACGCGGCTCGGATTCGTGCCTGAGGGCTTCGCCGCACGGTGGCAAGTGTGGGTCCTCGGTGCGTCCGCGGCCACGGGCATCGCTCTCGCCGTCGGGGGCGTCTTGCTGGCGGCGCGCCGTGCCGCCGGTATCGCTCCGCTGTCGGCGCTCCGCGATGGCGAGGACGCGTCGCCCGTCATGACGCGAGGACGTTGGATTATCGCGGCGCTGTTCGGAGCCGGTGCCCTCGCCCTGCTCGCGCTCGCTCCGGTCGGTGGAGCAGCCGGTGGGCAGGCGATGGCGATGAACGTGTCGATCGCTGCGGCCATCGCTCTCACAGCCGCCGCTCCACTCCTCGTCCCGCTGGCCGCACGCTTGGTACCGGTGGGCTCGCGCGGCATCTCACCCCTCCTCGCCCGCGCGAGCCTTCGTGACAATGTGCGCAGAAGTGCGTCCACCGCAGCGCCGCTCGTGGTCCTCGTCGGCATCCTCGTCGGTCAGTCGACGGCTCTCCTGTCGTTCGCGGACGCCGGGGCGACTGCGCAGCGGGCCTCCACCGTGGCGGACGTCGTCGTGATCTCCGTCGTCGGCGACAGAACCTCGGATCCGTGGGGTGATCGCGGGATCGCGTCAGTCGAAGGTGTCGCCGCAGTGTCGTCTGAGGTGACCCTCCCTGCCGCCATCACCACAGGAGAAGGTGCACTCGCGTTCACCGAGGTCGGCACCATCACTGTCATTGAGGGAGAAGCGTACGCAGCCGCCCACCCAACGGCCCCGACCGCGTCACTTGATGACGGATCCGCGATTGCGGGACCTGGCTCCATCGGGGTCGGTGCGGGCGACCGGGTTGGCGTGCGCGTCGGTGACGTCGAGCTCCCCGCGCTCGAAGTCACCGGTGTCGCGGAACCGTCGATAGCTGCGGGTCCGACGCTGTACCTCTCCCGATCATCTCTCCCCGACGACGTCCTCGCCGGAGCGGAGACCGTGAGCTTCGTGGCCTTCGACGAAGACACAGACCTGTCCGCAATCGCGGGCGAACTCGATCGTTACGGTGGCGTCGTTCTGGCCGACCAATGGTTCGAGCAGAATGCGGCGGCATCCTCTGGAACAGCGACGTCGATCCTCATCGTGGTGCTGGGGCTCGGCGCGCTGTACGCGCTCATCGGCGTAGTCAACTCGATCGTGATTGCCTCCGCTTCGAGGTCGAGAGAGTTCGCAGTCGCGCGCGTGTCCGGCCTCACCCGCTCGCTGGTCCTCCGCACCGCCCTCCTCGAGTCCCTCATCGTCACGTCTGTGGGCCTTGTCCTGGGGCTGCTCGCCGCCGCAGGAACTGTGCTGGCGGTCGTCATCGTCACGGCCACCGTCACAGGGTCCGCATCCATGGCTGTCCCATGGGCGCTCGTAGCGACAGTCATCATCGGCGCCTACGCCGTCGCGGGCACGACCACTCTTCTGACGTCCTCGGCCGCCATGAGACCAGCACCCGTGACGCTCGTGCGCGGGAGGGAGTGAGCACGCCAGGATCCATCGGCGGTGCGGACCGCTCTGTTTGCCCCTCTTCTGAAGAAAGCGCGAATCATGAACCACATCAACCCCGAAGTGCCGCCCAGTGGTGACAGCTGCGTCGAGTGCGACTCGATCGGATCCTGGTGGGTGCACCTTCGCCGGTGCGCCGCCTGTGGTCACATCGGCTGCTGCAACGACTCACTGAACCGGCACTCCACAGCCCATGCAGAAGCGACCGGCCATGCGATCATCCAAAGCTTCGAGCCAGGCGAGGACTGGTTCTGGGACTTCCGGACCAACAAGTTCGGCGCGGGACCCGAACTCGCCCCACCCCACAGTCACCCCGAGGATCAACCCGCTCCGGGCCCCGCCGACCGCCTCCCGGAGGACTGGCTGTTGATCCTCAGTTCACGCTCCCGCACAGCGAATTGACCCACACCTCGCTTCACGCACACCTATCGAAAGGCAGAACATGGCCGTGATCGCCATCATCGGAGCAGGAAACATCGGTTCCCAGGTAGCGCGCCTCGCAGTGAAAGCCGGGCACCAGGTGGTGCTCGCCAACTCTCGCGGCGGCGAGGGACTCGAGCCCCTCGTCGACGAACTGGGCGCAAACGCACGACCTGCGGTGACGGTCGCCGACGCGACCGAGCGCGCTGACGTCGTCGTCGTCGCCATGCCGATCCACTCGTACGTCGCGCTGCCCGCCGACGCCTTCGGGGGAAAGATCGTCATTGACACAGGCAACTATTACCCCGGCTGGAACGGGAACATCGCCGAGCTCGACAACGAGTCGACGACCACGGCCGAGATCTTGCAGCGACTGCTGCCGGGCGCATCCGTGGTCAAGGCCCTCAACCACGTCGTCGCGGCCGAGCTGACTTCCACGGGAAGCCCCGCGGGCAGCGAGGACCGTCGGGCACTGGCGATGGCAGGAGACGACACCGACGCGAAGCGCGTTGTGCAGAGCCTCCTCGACAGCTTCGGGTTTGATGTCGTCGACGTCGGCCCGCTGTCTGAGGGGTGGCGGTTCCAGCGCGACCTCCCCGCTTACGCGGTTCGCCTCGACGCCGCCGAGATGCGCGACGCTCTCGCTGGTGCCGTCCGCTACCGCGACCTCCCTCGCAATTGAGCCCATCCAGACACGCAGGTCGAGGACCAGACATGTGGGAAAGGAAGCAACCGTGAGCGGGGCATCGCCCGCTGTTCAGGTCGCCACCGGAAATGACGACTCGAGAGTGCTGCGTGTCTACGGCCGCCGAAATAGTCGCGAAGCGTACGCGCTGCGGGACTTCCTCACTCGCAGTGTCGTGTCTTTCGAGTGGTCGGAGATAGAAAGTGATCACGACTCCGTGCAGCTCACCGGTCACTCCCTCGACGACGCGGCGCTGCCCGTTGTCGATCTTCCGGACGGGTCGCGGCTCGTGCAGCCCACGCCTGCGCAAGTAGCAGACCGTCTGGGGTGGGTTACTCGTCCCCGGTACAGGGAGTATGACCTCTCGATCTACGGGGCAGGGCCGGCCGGCCTTTCCGCCGCGGTCTACGCCGCCTCTGAAGGGCTGAAGGTCGTCCTCCTCGAGCGAGAGGCCGTCGGGGGCCAGGCCGGGTACAGCAGCCTCATCGAGAACTATCTCGGCTTCCCGCAAGGGGTGCGCGGCAGCGACTTGGCGGAGCGCGCGCGGCAGCAAGCGGTCGCATTCGGGGCGGAACTGCTCCTGATGCGTGGCGGCGTCCGCGGGGAGTTCCGCGCGCAGCAGATGATTGCCACCCTGAACGATGGGACCACGATGGTCGCACGCTCCAACATCTGCGCCACCGGCGTGAAGTGGCGCCGTCTCGGAGTCGCCCGCGAGGAGGACCTACTAGGGAGGGGCGTGTTCTACGGTGCGGGGACGAGTGAGGCGGCGTACTGCGTCGGAGAAGACGTGATCGTCGTCGGCGGAGGAAACTCCGCCGGGCAGGCGGTCCTCAACCTCTCTGCCTACGCCCGTTCCGTCACCATGGTCGTCCGAGGCCCCGACCTCTCTGCGACCCTGTCGTCCTACCTGGCATCACGGATCAAAGATCGCCCCAACGTCGAGATCGAGCTCAACACCTCGGTGACTGAACTGATAGGTGACACCGCACTCGAATCCGTGGGGACACGCAACACCCGATCGGGGCATCTGCGCCACCGGGATGCCCGCCGCCTGTTCGTCTGTATCGGCGGCGCACCGGATACCGACTGGGCGAAAGACACAGCAATCGAGCGCGACAGCCTCGGCTACCTCGTGACCGGTCCTGACTTGACAGACGCGCACCTGGAGGAGCACTGGCCGCTGGAACGTGCACCGTTCTACCTCGAAACCAGTGTCCCCGGCTGTTTCGCCGCGGGAGATGTCCGCCGGAACTCTGTGAAGCGGGTTGCGTCTTGTGTCGGCGAAGGGGCGATGGCCGTGACCTTCGTGCACCGTTTCCTCACCGAACACTTCAGCTGAAAGGCAGGCGACGGCGCGGACGTTCGGGTCTCGCCAACTCCGGAGCTATCGGGCTGCCACCTCGCGCAGGCCTGAGCGACCTCTCACGATGCGCGGGAGTTGTTCCTGGCGGCTCACTCTCTCCGCCCGAACGCTGGATCCCAGCGGGCTTTATCGCCACTCCCAGGGGCGCGATCCACATCGAACCCTTGACATCCGCTCTTGCCCGGGTCTAACGTACAACCAAATGGTTGCACAAAGAGAACTGAGCGAAGTGGAGGTCGACCGTGTGTTCCACGCATTGGCGACGTCGACCCGACGCGACATCCTGCGTCGGACGATCGAGCGGGAGCAGTCCGTCTCGACCCTCGCCTCCGAATACGAGATGTCGTTCGCCGCGGTGCAGAAGCACGTGGCCGTGCTCGAAGCGGCGAATCTCATCGTCAAGCGCGCCGAGGGACGCGAGCGGCTCGTCCGCGCGAACCCCGAGATGATCGCCCGCGCCAGGGCGCTCCTCGCCCGATACGAAGAGCTGTGGCGGTCGCGCATCGCCCGGCTCGACGAGCTGCTGGCCGAGACGCCGGCATCCCGCACCGATACGACCGACACCACCGATGTTCCACGAACCGAAGAAGGAGACTGACATGCCCGTCACGGATGTCACCACCGATGCCGACAACCTCACCATGACCGTCGTCGCCGATTTCGCGGCGCCGATCGAGCGGGTCTGGGCCGCATACAGCGACCCGCGCCAGCTCGAGCGCTTCTGGGGCCCTCCCGGATGGCCGGCCACCTTCACCGCCTGGGACCACACGGTCGGCGGACGTGCGCAGTATTCGATGAGCGGGCCGCGCGGCGAGAAGTCGTCGGGGTCGTGGGAGTTCCTCTCGATCGATGCCCCGCACAGCTTCGAGGTGCTCGACTCGTTCGTCGACGATGAGGGCAATCCTCTCGACGGCTTCCCCGCGCAGCGGATGTCGTTCGCGTTCGAGTCCACCGCCGACGGCACCCGCATGGTCACGACCAGTCACTTCGACTCGGTCGAGGCGATCGAGCAGGTCGTCGAGATGGGCCAGATCGAGGGTCTGAAGCTGGCGATGAGCCAGCTCGACGCCGTGCTGCAGGATCTGCGCGACTACGCGCAGGGCAAGGGCACGCAGGTCGAGCTGCTCGACGACACCCACGTGCGCATCACGCGTCTCGTCGAGGGACCGCGCGAACTGGTCTGGCGTGCGCACAACGACCCCGAGCTCATGAAGCAGTGGCTGCTCGGACCCGACGGGTGGGAGATGACCGAGTGCGTGGTTGCCACCGAGGTCGGTCAGACCTATCGCAACTCGTGGGCGCCCGTGGGCGACACCGAGGGGCAGCCGTTCGGATTCGAGGGCGAGGCGCTACTGATCGACGCACCGCGGCGGTCGGTGCAGACCGAGCGGATGATCGGGATGCCGGTCGAGACGCTGAACGACCTGAACCTCTACGAAGAGGACGGGGCGACGCTCATCACGCTCTACATCGAGTACCCCGACAAGGAGACGCGCGACATGATCCTCGCCACCGGCATGGCCGACG
This genomic interval carries:
- a CDS encoding glucose 1-dehydrogenase: MGKLDGKVAIITGGARGMGAAHARLFVTEGARVVLADVLEKEGRAVAEELGDAARFVPLDVRDRDQWGVVVETAVREFGRVDVLVNNAGIFRREPIETHSHEMWDEVIGVNLTGVWNGTKAVIDAMRQSGGGSIINISSTAGITGYSFLPAYSASKWALRGLTKATALDLGGFGIRANTVHPGFVRTPMTDELGDNTANVALHRQAEDTEISPLVLFLASDDSAFSTGGEFIADGGESAGIPAR
- a CDS encoding SDR family oxidoreductase, whose product is MKGPIIMTTAIFGGLHGRSAVVLGATGTIGTGVARTLVESGARVALIALEPGPLDDLARSLDADDRVMTVAADITDTAQLADARDAVLDRFGEVNIVVVSVGVMLGAPFEDAVPADWARMIDTNLSGVLLAAQTFSADLLAAAERKERSDLIFVGAIAAHVLYPYFAVYGAVSAAIAHLTRTLRAEYGPRGLRVHNIEPGFVEESFGRHLNDGAAVDLWQDVARSIEHPITPDHVGQLIAMTCGLPFGMNVAEMVLLPTEQG
- the nhaA gene encoding Na+/H+ antiporter NhaA; translation: MTSLHLLGIFGPHRTRSPRRSTPAPEAVAAALLVIATIVALLWANMDDSTYQSVWHTWLGVEIGDLQWGMDLRHLINDGLMTFFFALITLEVRRELEFGELHDWRKAAVPVAAAAAGILVPAAIYLTVTAGTPEASGWGTVVSTDTAFVLGLLALLGRGLPPAVRVFLVTLAVADDIGALAVIAVAYTDELSISALVIAMLGLGAIAACRWWGVWRGAPYLVLSVVVWLATLASGVHATLAGVAIALLLPVFEARDDRVGEARRLMTAFAQSPSAAYARDAEEGLQRAISVNDRAHRLLSPYVNLAVLPLFALANAGVRVDATTIAEAARSPLTWGIVAALVLGKPIAVIGTVFAISRIRPGLLPAGVAMRHVVAVGLLSGVGFTLSLFIAELAFADADTLQLAHLAILVASLVAVIAGGTTLVVLERMQRRGPSSETVLPRAVDADREHTIGPDDAPLSLVEYGDLSADFDIARTGVLAELRARFGEELQYTFRHASSVVDGTIGYDAALASEAAARQGRFGPFREALSAASTPVTAQDIRNAASHAGVNIRLFDQERVQTPARERVRRDVDEARRADLRRVPTLFIGGRLYQGSTDARSLIDALERSEPNRRTADGRMTWSSASLEWIRVEETQ
- a CDS encoding ABC transporter ATP-binding protein, giving the protein MKSSRHAAPTRPERSVDDTATAALTLGGIAKTYGTDGSAVRAVDGVDLSFPRGSWTAIMGASGSGKSTLLHIAAGLERADEGRVLLGGTDITDASDDELTALRRSRIGFVFQSFNLVSALTAEQNVALPLRLAGEGPSRDRVRSALAAVGLAERTGHKPRQLSGGQQQRVAIARAMVTTPEVLFADEPTGALDTAAARTVLDLLRGMADAGQTIIMVTHDPAAAARADSTVFLRDGRIVRRLVAPDVAAVAAQIVALES
- a CDS encoding ABC transporter permease, with amino-acid sequence MLALSRATVTERWPLFIGAVLSVALGVALVQSSLLLLLTAATTPAPAGASAIEATAHTASTTVAVTVLAVTLAFAAFLAFFIIGTTFAFTVDQRSRDIALLRLVGASRRQVRRLLVNEAALLGIAGALVGVPLGVAVMTVHADLLTRLGFVPEGFAARWQVWVLGASAATGIALAVGGVLLAARRAAGIAPLSALRDGEDASPVMTRGRWIIAALFGAGALALLALAPVGGAAGGQAMAMNVSIAAAIALTAAAPLLVPLAARLVPVGSRGISPLLARASLRDNVRRSASTAAPLVVLVGILVGQSTALLSFADAGATAQRASTVADVVVISVVGDRTSDPWGDRGIASVEGVAAVSSEVTLPAAITTGEGALAFTEVGTITVIEGEAYAAAHPTAPTASLDDGSAIAGPGSIGVGAGDRVGVRVGDVELPALEVTGVAEPSIAAGPTLYLSRSSLPDDVLAGAETVSFVAFDEDTDLSAIAGELDRYGGVVLADQWFEQNAAASSGTATSILIVVLGLGALYALIGVVNSIVIASASRSREFAVARVSGLTRSLVLRTALLESLIVTSVGLVLGLLAAAGTVLAVVIVTATVTGSASMAVPWALVATVIIGAYAVAGTTTLLTSSAAMRPAPVTLVRGRE
- a CDS encoding UBP-type zinc finger domain-containing protein, producing MNHINPEVPPSGDSCVECDSIGSWWVHLRRCAACGHIGCCNDSLNRHSTAHAEATGHAIIQSFEPGEDWFWDFRTNKFGAGPELAPPHSHPEDQPAPGPADRLPEDWLLILSSRSRTAN
- a CDS encoding NADPH-dependent F420 reductase, producing the protein MAVIAIIGAGNIGSQVARLAVKAGHQVVLANSRGGEGLEPLVDELGANARPAVTVADATERADVVVVAMPIHSYVALPADAFGGKIVIDTGNYYPGWNGNIAELDNESTTTAEILQRLLPGASVVKALNHVVAAELTSTGSPAGSEDRRALAMAGDDTDAKRVVQSLLDSFGFDVVDVGPLSEGWRFQRDLPAYAVRLDAAEMRDALAGAVRYRDLPRN
- a CDS encoding NAD(P)/FAD-dependent oxidoreductase — its product is MSGASPAVQVATGNDDSRVLRVYGRRNSREAYALRDFLTRSVVSFEWSEIESDHDSVQLTGHSLDDAALPVVDLPDGSRLVQPTPAQVADRLGWVTRPRYREYDLSIYGAGPAGLSAAVYAASEGLKVVLLEREAVGGQAGYSSLIENYLGFPQGVRGSDLAERARQQAVAFGAELLLMRGGVRGEFRAQQMIATLNDGTTMVARSNICATGVKWRRLGVAREEDLLGRGVFYGAGTSEAAYCVGEDVIVVGGGNSAGQAVLNLSAYARSVTMVVRGPDLSATLSSYLASRIKDRPNVEIELNTSVTELIGDTALESVGTRNTRSGHLRHRDARRLFVCIGGAPDTDWAKDTAIERDSLGYLVTGPDLTDAHLEEHWPLERAPFYLETSVPGCFAAGDVRRNSVKRVASCVGEGAMAVTFVHRFLTEHFS
- a CDS encoding ArsR/SmtB family transcription factor, translating into MVAQRELSEVEVDRVFHALATSTRRDILRRTIEREQSVSTLASEYEMSFAAVQKHVAVLEAANLIVKRAEGRERLVRANPEMIARARALLARYEELWRSRIARLDELLAETPASRTDTTDTTDVPRTEEGD
- a CDS encoding SRPBCC family protein, whose translation is MPVTDVTTDADNLTMTVVADFAAPIERVWAAYSDPRQLERFWGPPGWPATFTAWDHTVGGRAQYSMSGPRGEKSSGSWEFLSIDAPHSFEVLDSFVDDEGNPLDGFPAQRMSFAFESTADGTRMVTTSHFDSVEAIEQVVEMGQIEGLKLAMSQLDAVLQDLRDYAQGKGTQVELLDDTHVRITRLVEGPRELVWRAHNDPELMKQWLLGPDGWEMTECVVATEVGQTYRNSWAPVGDTEGQPFGFEGEALLIDAPRRSVQTERMIGMPVETLNDLNLYEEDGATLITLYIEYPDKETRDMILATGMADGMETSYARLERELLAV